The Pusillibacter faecalis genome has a window encoding:
- a CDS encoding type III pantothenate kinase — protein sequence MILTVDIGNTTVCVCGVEKREAEGHTAVFCTKLETVPGKDGAAYKAELRDALRKADVEIGQIEGAVVSSVVPCLNRPIHACIRAVLGREPVWITCQSKTGLKMDVEYPEKVGVDRIVDAAWVAANCPLPAVTVDLGTATTFNVIDEGGVFRGGAIAVGMATGLKALAAKTAQLPELRLDTVDSAIGKNTEACMESGAVIGAAAMIDGLVARIEQELGKPVTLVLTGGMARYAEPFCTHPHIYDPQLLAKGLMLLYEWNVERPAPEKIWLLLPALRA from the coding sequence ATGATTTTGACGGTTGATATTGGAAATACCACCGTGTGCGTGTGCGGCGTGGAGAAGCGGGAGGCGGAGGGACATACCGCGGTATTCTGCACAAAGTTGGAGACAGTGCCCGGAAAGGACGGCGCGGCCTACAAAGCGGAGCTTCGGGACGCACTGAGAAAAGCGGATGTGGAGATCGGGCAGATTGAGGGGGCTGTGGTGTCCAGTGTGGTGCCATGCCTGAACCGTCCCATCCATGCCTGTATCCGTGCGGTGCTGGGCAGGGAGCCTGTTTGGATTACCTGCCAGAGCAAGACTGGGCTCAAGATGGATGTGGAGTATCCGGAGAAAGTGGGGGTGGACCGGATTGTGGATGCCGCCTGGGTGGCAGCAAACTGCCCGCTGCCCGCTGTTACAGTGGACTTAGGAACCGCCACAACTTTTAATGTGATTGACGAGGGGGGTGTCTTCCGGGGCGGAGCCATTGCCGTTGGAATGGCCACAGGGTTGAAAGCCTTGGCCGCCAAGACGGCTCAGCTGCCGGAACTCCGGTTGGACACCGTGGACAGCGCGATTGGAAAAAATACGGAAGCGTGCATGGAATCCGGTGCTGTGATCGGTGCGGCTGCCATGATTGACGGCTTGGTTGCCCGCATTGAGCAGGAGCTGGGCAAGCCGGTCACGCTGGTTTTAACCGGGGGAATGGCCCGCTATGCCGAACCCTTCTGCACCCATCCACATATCTATGACCCGCAGCTGTTGGCAAAGGGCTTGATGCTGCTCTACGAGTGGAATGTGGAGAGGCCAGCACCGGAGAAAATTTGGCTGCTCCTGCCGGCCCTGCGCGCATAG
- a CDS encoding DUF3298 domain-containing protein, whose product MKDFNEAKKAYESVSVPEELNDRVQAGIRQGKRNRSRHVWSRSLGTAAACFAVLVGVLNLSPTVASAAADVPVLGGLFQVLTVRDYETEEGGIDYAVSVPGVESGSELAQQVNEEIQKRVDAHLAQAQADWAEYQDAFFATGGTEEEWGGRQMDVVIDYEIKSQSETTVSFVVDFAEGWVSAQQQRFCYNLDLADNRNITLQDLLGEDWVNICNNAVEAYIANSTDSEGFTFFFTPEEGGFTTVDADTAFYISESGAPVLVFPEYSIAAGAAGIVEIPVD is encoded by the coding sequence ATGAAGGATTTCAACGAAGCAAAAAAGGCTTATGAATCAGTTTCTGTCCCTGAAGAGCTGAACGACCGTGTCCAGGCGGGTATCCGCCAGGGCAAGAGGAATCGCTCTCGCCATGTCTGGAGCAGATCTCTCGGTACTGCGGCCGCCTGCTTCGCGGTGCTGGTCGGGGTGCTGAACCTCTCTCCCACCGTGGCTTCCGCGGCAGCAGATGTCCCTGTTTTGGGTGGATTGTTCCAGGTTCTGACGGTCCGCGATTATGAGACCGAGGAAGGTGGCATTGACTATGCAGTTTCCGTCCCCGGCGTGGAGTCCGGCAGCGAGCTTGCTCAGCAGGTCAATGAGGAAATTCAAAAGCGTGTGGACGCTCATCTTGCTCAGGCCCAGGCAGACTGGGCGGAGTATCAGGACGCCTTCTTTGCTACCGGCGGCACCGAAGAGGAGTGGGGCGGCCGCCAGATGGATGTTGTCATCGACTATGAGATCAAAAGCCAGAGCGAAACCACCGTCTCCTTTGTGGTAGACTTTGCCGAGGGCTGGGTGAGCGCCCAGCAGCAGCGATTCTGCTACAATTTGGATCTGGCGGATAACCGAAACATTACCCTGCAGGATCTGCTTGGTGAGGACTGGGTGAACATCTGCAACAACGCTGTAGAGGCATATATTGCAAACAGTACCGACAGCGAGGGCTTCACCTTCTTCTTTACACCTGAAGAAGGCGGATTTACCACTGTAGACGCAGATACGGCCTTCTATATCAGCGAGTCCGGCGCTCCCGTCCTGGTCTTCCCTGAGTACAGCATCGCCGCCGGCGCCGCCGGCATTGTGGAGATTCCTGTTGACTAA
- a CDS encoding RNA polymerase sigma factor has protein sequence MSKESLLTSYLITEQARFYRLAYSYLKNREEALDAVQTAVCRAWEQQDRLREPEAVRTWFYRILIHVCTDMLRQRKRVTFVPPDALDAGSYEDPLPLDGDLATRVDALPPEIATIIRLRFYEELSLKEISAATGAPLSTVKTRLYAGLKKLRVSMEGDYHE, from the coding sequence GTGTCAAAAGAATCTCTTTTAACAAGCTACCTCATCACCGAACAGGCACGTTTTTACCGGTTGGCCTACAGCTACTTGAAAAACCGGGAAGAAGCTCTGGACGCGGTACAAACCGCTGTCTGCAGAGCTTGGGAGCAACAGGATCGCCTGCGGGAGCCAGAGGCTGTGCGAACCTGGTTTTACCGCATCCTGATCCATGTGTGCACCGATATGCTCCGCCAGCGCAAACGGGTCACCTTTGTTCCGCCGGACGCCTTGGATGCCGGCAGCTATGAAGACCCTCTTCCTCTGGACGGCGATCTGGCAACGCGTGTGGATGCTCTCCCTCCTGAAATTGCCACCATCATCCGCCTGCGGTTTTATGAGGAGCTATCTTTGAAGGAGATCAGCGCCGCTACGGGCGCGCCTCTCAGCACGGTGAAAACACGGCTGTACGCCGGATTGAAAAAGCTGCGTGTATCAATGGAAGGAGATTATCACGAATGA
- a CDS encoding ABC transporter permease: MNFTQSFKLALKSLRTSKMRAFLTMLGIIIGVGAVIVIISLGNGLTGMVQQQVDKLGVTQIYAYTWGMGDGTTSNITPDEMFAFVEEHPEAFDGITPWVSGGTGVRQGNTEFKKTNIYGVSEAMYRPETGTTLDGSTLARGRYLQYVDVAMRQNVCVIGAYLEINAFQGDALGKSLLIGGIPYTVVGVLAQNSDSLQEGGGDDAVYIPYQNAMQLSGTSYVSLYQITAASRDIVPSAQILLRDFLQDFYKDEDAWYNAYLVESMLDQVNMINAMMAVAMAVLVAIAAISLLVGGIGIMNIMLVSVTERTREIGIRKSLGAKRKDIRRQFIIEAGTTSAMGGILGILFGCLMAMGIGSLLGGMLISQMGVSGLTFNATPTFGAISVSFGVSVGIGVLFGYLPANKAAKLNPIDALRYE, translated from the coding sequence ATGAATTTCACTCAATCCTTCAAGCTGGCTCTCAAATCCCTGCGGACCAGCAAAATGCGGGCCTTTTTGACCATGCTGGGCATTATCATCGGCGTGGGGGCGGTAATCGTCATCATCTCCCTGGGCAACGGTCTCACCGGCATGGTACAGCAGCAGGTGGATAAGTTGGGCGTTACTCAGATCTACGCCTACACCTGGGGCATGGGCGACGGAACCACCAGCAACATCACGCCCGATGAGATGTTCGCCTTTGTGGAGGAGCACCCGGAGGCCTTTGACGGCATCACCCCCTGGGTCTCTGGCGGTACCGGAGTGCGCCAGGGCAACACGGAGTTCAAAAAGACGAATATCTACGGGGTCAGCGAAGCCATGTATCGCCCCGAGACCGGCACCACCCTGGACGGGTCCACTCTGGCCCGGGGACGGTATCTCCAGTATGTGGATGTAGCCATGCGTCAGAACGTCTGCGTGATCGGCGCTTATCTGGAGATCAATGCTTTCCAGGGCGATGCCCTGGGCAAATCGCTGCTGATCGGCGGCATCCCCTACACCGTGGTGGGAGTGCTGGCTCAAAACAGCGACAGCCTCCAGGAGGGCGGCGGAGACGACGCGGTTTACATTCCCTACCAAAACGCCATGCAGCTCTCCGGCACCAGTTACGTCTCCCTCTACCAGATCACCGCTGCCTCCCGTGATATCGTGCCGTCCGCCCAAATCCTTCTGCGGGACTTCCTACAGGACTTTTATAAGGATGAGGACGCCTGGTATAATGCCTATCTTGTTGAGAGCATGCTAGACCAAGTCAATATGATCAACGCAATGATGGCCGTTGCCATGGCGGTGCTGGTAGCCATCGCCGCTATCTCGCTGCTGGTGGGCGGCATCGGAATTATGAACATCATGCTGGTGTCCGTCACAGAGCGCACGCGGGAAATCGGCATCCGAAAATCCCTGGGTGCCAAACGGAAGGACATCCGCCGGCAGTTTATCATCGAAGCTGGCACCACTTCCGCCATGGGCGGCATTCTGGGGATTCTCTTCGGCTGCCTGATGGCCATGGGTATCGGCTCTTTACTGGGAGGAATGCTCATCTCTCAAATGGGTGTCAGTGGCCTGACCTTCAATGCTACCCCCACCTTCGGCGCCATTTCTGTGAGCTTTGGTGTGAGCGTGGGGATCGGCGTGCTGTTCGGCTATCTCCCTGCCAACAAGGCGGCAAAGCTGAATCCCATCGATGCACTGCGCTATGAATAA
- a CDS encoding ABC transporter ATP-binding protein produces MGSEQVHALDGISLTIDRGEFVAIVGQSGSGKSTAMNIIGCLDVPTSGTYRLGGVDVSTMNDDQQADIRNKMLGFIFQQYNLIPKLTVRENVELPLLYAGIGAEERRRRAEESLERVGLAGKERNLPSQLSGGQQQRVSIARALAGNPSVILADEPTGALDSRTGREVLGFLQKLNAEGDTVVLITHDNSIAVKAKRIVRLQDGSIIYDGDAKAPEAVVRPAESGEEAGA; encoded by the coding sequence ATGGGCAGCGAGCAGGTCCACGCGCTGGACGGCATCAGCCTTACGATTGACCGGGGGGAGTTTGTGGCGATTGTGGGCCAGTCTGGCTCCGGAAAATCCACGGCAATGAACATCATCGGCTGTCTGGATGTGCCCACCTCCGGCACCTACCGCCTGGGGGGCGTGGACGTGTCCACTATGAACGACGACCAGCAGGCGGATATCCGTAACAAGATGCTGGGCTTCATCTTTCAGCAGTACAATCTGATTCCCAAGCTCACCGTGCGGGAGAATGTGGAGCTTCCCCTGCTGTATGCCGGCATCGGTGCTGAGGAGCGCCGGCGCCGGGCGGAGGAATCCCTGGAGCGGGTGGGCCTTGCCGGCAAGGAGCGAAATCTTCCCAGCCAGCTCTCCGGCGGTCAGCAGCAGCGGGTGTCCATCGCCCGGGCTTTGGCGGGTAATCCCTCGGTCATTCTGGCAGACGAGCCCACCGGCGCGCTGGACTCCCGGACGGGCCGGGAGGTGCTGGGCTTTTTGCAAAAGCTCAATGCGGAGGGTGATACGGTCGTTCTCATCACGCACGACAACTCCATCGCTGTGAAGGCTAAGCGTATCGTCCGCCTGCAGGATGGGTCCATCATCTATGACGGCGACGCAAAGGCACCAGAGGCCGTAGTCCGTCCTGCAGAGAGCGGAGAGGAGGCCGGGGCATGA
- a CDS encoding efflux RND transporter periplasmic adaptor subunit, with translation MMNETLIPEEPPKKKFPRLGKRGKIAAGALAVVVLAALVLPRLGQGTAAAVLPYQLYQAARQNLTVSVSGSATLEPADSYQVTTLISGTIQDAPFEEGAMVEKGALLYAMDHSDAQDSVNRANLSREQAQVSYQQAQEALHPTASISGTINEVFVHDGDSVSAGTALARIMGSTDLTIDFLFPYAEPSAFYVGQAATVYIGEFEAPVQGTVVSVSDSTTITSNGKSSSSVRVKLDNPGVVSDSYTASAVIGTYTSYGNSHITMGSSATVYASGSGTVTGFDKLAGSSVTKGEVLCTVESEAIRSQIENARLSLESARLSASTASGNLEDYNITSPISGTVIEKNFKAGDKVDGVSSGTLAVIYDLSCLKMEMDVSELDIGKVQVGQRVEITANALPGEVFTGTVEKVSINGTTTNGFTNYPVTISVTDYGELKPGMNVSATILCDSAENALCVPVDAVARGNTVLVPAAGALSEDGASVADPSKLEERQVVLGRSNAEYIEITSGLEEGETVAYMEQSAEVGG, from the coding sequence ATGATGAATGAAACACTGATCCCTGAGGAACCCCCCAAGAAGAAATTTCCTCGCTTGGGAAAGCGGGGAAAAATTGCCGCCGGCGCGTTGGCTGTTGTAGTCCTGGCGGCGCTGGTACTGCCAAGGCTTGGGCAGGGCACCGCTGCAGCGGTGTTGCCGTATCAGCTCTACCAGGCGGCGCGGCAGAACCTGACGGTTTCCGTCTCCGGTTCCGCTACCCTGGAGCCTGCCGACTCCTATCAGGTCACAACGCTGATCTCCGGCACGATCCAGGATGCCCCCTTTGAGGAAGGCGCCATGGTGGAAAAGGGCGCCCTGCTCTACGCCATGGACCACAGCGACGCTCAGGACTCTGTCAACCGGGCAAATCTCTCCCGGGAGCAGGCCCAGGTGAGCTACCAGCAGGCCCAGGAAGCCCTGCATCCCACCGCTTCTATCAGCGGCACCATCAACGAGGTTTTCGTCCATGACGGCGACAGTGTCAGCGCCGGCACAGCGCTGGCCCGCATCATGGGCAGCACAGATCTGACTATTGACTTCCTCTTCCCTTACGCAGAGCCTTCTGCGTTTTATGTGGGGCAGGCTGCTACCGTATATATCGGGGAATTTGAGGCCCCGGTTCAGGGCACCGTGGTCTCCGTGTCCGACTCCACTACCATCACCAGCAACGGCAAGTCCAGCAGCAGTGTCCGGGTCAAGCTGGATAACCCCGGCGTGGTGTCGGACTCTTACACCGCCTCCGCCGTGATCGGCACCTACACCAGCTATGGAAATTCACATATCACCATGGGCAGTTCCGCCACGGTTTACGCCTCCGGCAGTGGTACTGTCACCGGCTTTGACAAGTTGGCAGGCAGCAGCGTGACAAAGGGGGAGGTCCTCTGCACTGTGGAGTCCGAGGCCATCCGCTCCCAGATTGAAAATGCCCGTCTGAGCCTGGAGAGCGCACGGCTCTCCGCCAGTACTGCATCCGGCAATCTGGAGGACTATAACATCACCTCCCCGATTTCCGGCACAGTGATTGAGAAAAATTTCAAGGCCGGTGACAAGGTGGACGGCGTTTCCAGTGGTACGCTGGCGGTCATCTATGATTTGAGCTGCTTAAAAATGGAGATGGACGTCAGCGAGCTGGACATCGGCAAAGTCCAGGTAGGACAGCGCGTTGAGATCACCGCCAATGCCCTGCCCGGGGAGGTCTTTACCGGTACCGTGGAAAAGGTCAGCATCAATGGCACTACTACCAATGGCTTCACCAACTATCCCGTTACGATCTCCGTCACGGACTATGGTGAGCTGAAACCTGGCATGAACGTCTCCGCCACCATTCTCTGCGACTCCGCAGAAAACGCCCTGTGCGTACCTGTGGACGCTGTGGCTCGGGGTAACACCGTGTTGGTTCCCGCTGCTGGCGCACTCAGTGAGGACGGCGCCAGCGTGGCGGACCCTTCTAAGCTGGAGGAGCGGCAGGTGGTGCTTGGCCGCAGCAATGCGGAGTACATTGAGATCACCTCCGGTCTGGAGGAAGGCGAGACGGTTGCGTACATGGAGCAGTCCGCCGAAGTAGGAGGCTGA
- a CDS encoding 3'-5' exonuclease has protein sequence MMESLWKHFDRIVVFDTETTGIIFERDRIIEIGAVALEAGTETRSFNCLVRLPGNELLPPFITELTGITDRQLQEEGVEQAKAVESFCCLLEGAGRSLLVAYNAQFDLNFLYYFLKPYGRVDILRTPHFLDALTVYRDRRDYPHKLCNAIEAYGLGESAVNSHRAVDDARATVQLLEAMSRERDDLDRYLNLFGTHPKYGLSGRKIASVTYRPQPYQRTVPLYELP, from the coding sequence ATGATGGAAAGTCTATGGAAGCACTTTGACCGCATCGTTGTGTTTGATACCGAGACTACTGGGATTATCTTTGAGCGGGACCGTATCATTGAGATCGGCGCGGTCGCGTTGGAAGCCGGCACAGAAACCCGCAGCTTTAACTGTCTGGTCCGCCTGCCTGGGAATGAGCTTCTGCCGCCATTTATTACGGAGCTCACCGGCATCACCGACCGCCAGCTCCAGGAGGAGGGCGTGGAACAGGCCAAGGCTGTAGAGTCCTTTTGCTGCCTGCTGGAAGGGGCGGGCCGTTCTTTGCTGGTGGCCTATAACGCACAGTTTGATCTGAATTTTTTGTACTATTTTCTCAAGCCCTATGGCCGGGTGGATATTCTGCGCACTCCCCACTTCTTGGATGCGTTGACCGTCTACCGGGACCGGCGGGATTATCCCCATAAGCTCTGCAACGCCATTGAAGCCTATGGCCTGGGTGAGAGCGCGGTGAACAGCCACCGGGCGGTAGACGACGCCCGGGCTACTGTTCAGCTTCTGGAGGCTATGTCCAGGGAGCGGGATGACTTGGACCGCTATCTGAACCTTTTCGGTACTCATCCCAAATACGGCCTCTCGGGTCGGAAAATTGCCTCTGTCACCTATCGTCCTCAGCCCTATCAGCGGACGGTCCCTCTCTATGAGCTTCCATAA
- a CDS encoding ribonuclease Z, protein MRIALCVDNRNGFSFNHRRLSRDRAQQENLMALCAGEPLWLASCSLPLFRWAGDQVRVFGALPAASHGLFFFEDRLPPPEWASEIVLYRWNRDYPADIHFTWDLSVFTLAEITEFPGNSHPVITRNIYVRKERRP, encoded by the coding sequence ATGCGTATCGCGCTCTGCGTTGACAACCGAAACGGCTTTTCCTTCAACCACCGCCGTCTCAGCCGGGACCGTGCCCAGCAGGAGAATCTGATGGCCCTGTGTGCCGGGGAGCCGCTGTGGCTGGCCTCCTGTTCCCTCCCCCTGTTCCGTTGGGCTGGAGACCAAGTCCGGGTTTTTGGGGCGCTTCCAGCGGCCTCTCACGGTCTCTTCTTTTTCGAGGACCGTCTGCCGCCTCCGGAGTGGGCGTCGGAGATCGTCCTCTACCGCTGGAACCGGGACTATCCAGCGGACATTCATTTCACCTGGGATTTATCCGTATTCACCTTGGCGGAGATTACAGAGTTTCCAGGAAACTCCCATCCAGTCATCACCCGAAACATCTATGTGCGAAAAGAGAGAAGACCATGA
- a CDS encoding polysaccharide deacetylase family protein gives MAAGKRILAGCMLLVPCLFLAGALWLQGEVIASSGQAAVPASSDNWGLSFPVEGEPPVGNATAEELAQYDASYVGDTTQKVIYLTFDCGYENGCTEKILDALKKHNAPAAFFVVGHMVESAPDIVKRMAAEGHIVANHTYHHPDMSAISDQAAFQEELESLEALYQETVGESMPKYYRPPQGKYSVENLKQAQALGYKTILWSLAYVDWYTDNQPSAEAAYEKLLPRIHNGAIVLLHSTSQTNADILDELLTRWEEMGYTFASLDELP, from the coding sequence ATGGCTGCTGGAAAACGGATTCTCGCAGGTTGTATGTTGCTGGTGCCCTGCCTGTTTTTGGCGGGGGCGCTCTGGCTGCAGGGAGAGGTGATCGCGTCGTCGGGACAGGCGGCGGTACCGGCGTCTTCAGATAACTGGGGACTCTCCTTCCCGGTGGAGGGCGAGCCGCCGGTGGGCAACGCCACCGCGGAGGAGCTGGCACAGTATGATGCCAGCTATGTGGGGGACACCACGCAAAAGGTGATCTATCTGACCTTTGACTGCGGCTATGAAAACGGCTGTACGGAGAAAATTCTGGATGCGCTGAAAAAACACAACGCCCCGGCGGCGTTTTTTGTAGTGGGGCACATGGTGGAATCGGCCCCGGACATTGTCAAGAGAATGGCGGCGGAAGGCCACATTGTGGCCAACCACACCTACCATCATCCAGATATGTCCGCCATCAGTGACCAGGCGGCTTTTCAGGAAGAGCTGGAGAGCCTGGAGGCGCTGTACCAAGAGACAGTGGGGGAGTCCATGCCAAAATACTACCGACCGCCCCAGGGAAAGTACAGTGTGGAAAATCTTAAGCAGGCCCAGGCCCTTGGTTACAAGACCATTTTGTGGAGCCTTGCATACGTGGATTGGTACACGGACAATCAGCCCTCAGCGGAGGCCGCCTATGAAAAGCTCCTGCCCAGGATTCATAACGGCGCAATCGTACTGCTGCACTCCACCTCTCAGACCAACGCGGACATTTTGGATGAACTGTTGACCCGGTGGGAGGAGATGGGATATACCTTTGCCTCTCTGGATGAACTGCCCTGA
- a CDS encoding HAD family hydrolase — protein sequence METKAVLFDLDGTLLPMDQERFTKTYFQLLAAKLAPLGYDPAKLVDSIWAGTAAMVKNDGSCTNEEAFWRVFSQIYGEASLKDKPYIDTFYAEEFNQAKAACGFAPAAAETVDLLRTAGKTVVLATNPIFPAVATQNRIRWAGLQPESFRLYTTYENSHYCKPNLKYYEEILQNIGFQPEECLMIGNDVTEDMVTAKLGMRVFLLTDCLINQSGADLSPYPQGGFQELQAYLRELIA from the coding sequence ATGGAAACAAAAGCGGTACTTTTTGATTTGGATGGAACGCTGCTGCCGATGGATCAGGAGCGTTTTACCAAGACCTATTTTCAATTGCTGGCGGCCAAACTGGCGCCTCTTGGCTATGATCCCGCAAAGCTGGTGGACAGCATCTGGGCCGGAACTGCCGCCATGGTGAAAAACGATGGTTCCTGTACCAATGAGGAGGCTTTCTGGCGTGTTTTTTCTCAGATTTACGGAGAGGCCTCGCTGAAGGACAAGCCGTATATTGACACCTTTTACGCCGAGGAGTTCAATCAGGCTAAGGCAGCCTGCGGCTTTGCCCCTGCCGCCGCGGAGACTGTTGATCTGCTGAGGACAGCAGGAAAAACCGTGGTCCTCGCCACAAATCCAATTTTCCCTGCGGTGGCCACCCAGAACCGTATCCGCTGGGCAGGACTTCAGCCGGAGTCTTTCCGCCTGTATACCACCTATGAAAACTCCCATTATTGCAAGCCGAACCTGAAATACTATGAGGAAATCCTGCAGAACATCGGCTTCCAGCCAGAGGAGTGTCTCATGATCGGCAATGATGTGACTGAGGACATGGTGACGGCAAAGCTGGGGATGCGGGTCTTTCTGCTGACAGACTGCCTGATCAATCAGAGTGGGGCAGACCTCTCCCCCTATCCACAGGGTGGCTTTCAGGAGCTACAAGCATATTTGAGAGAGCTGATCGCTTAA
- a CDS encoding heavy-metal-associated domain-containing protein, which yields MTKIAVPDMMCENCVKRITNALTEADLKFSVSLEEKTVTIDGCENCVKTAVSELEDLGFTPEIP from the coding sequence ATGACAAAAATTGCGGTCCCTGATATGATGTGTGAGAACTGCGTCAAGCGGATCACCAACGCGCTGACCGAGGCAGATCTCAAATTCTCGGTCAGTCTGGAAGAGAAAACCGTCACCATTGACGGGTGTGAAAACTGCGTGAAAACCGCAGTAAGCGAGCTGGAGGACCTGGGATTTACCCCGGAGATTCCGTAA
- a CDS encoding metal-sensing transcriptional repressor, with translation MEDQKRPIPASQEPESGECRHKHRDAAEYDSLLRRLNRIEGQVRGVRGMVEKEAYCTDILTQVSAIQSALNAFSRELLSNHIHTCVVADIQSGHLEVVDDLLATIRRLMK, from the coding sequence ATGGAAGATCAGAAAAGGCCCATCCCGGCCTCCCAGGAGCCGGAGAGCGGCGAGTGCCGCCACAAGCACCGAGATGCTGCGGAATACGACTCCCTGCTGAGGCGTCTTAACCGCATTGAGGGACAGGTGCGGGGCGTCCGGGGCATGGTGGAAAAAGAGGCCTACTGCACGGATATTCTCACGCAGGTCTCTGCTATCCAGTCGGCCCTGAACGCCTTTTCCCGGGAGCTTTTGTCCAACCACATTCACACCTGTGTGGTGGCGGATATTCAAAGCGGCCATCTAGAGGTGGTGGACGATCTGCTCGCTACCATCCGGAGGCTGATGAAATAA